In Marinobacter antarcticus, one genomic interval encodes:
- a CDS encoding cation:proton antiporter, whose protein sequence is MSHALDLVLIGGIMLLALGAHTLGQRVHVPRVTLLLLVGALSGPEILDLIPARVSDNFGLVTELTLAMVGFLLGERMSMRDLRQGREAIIVSLAVTLVTALLIFAATWAVTQNLPASLVLAAIATATDPAATIDVMRETGSRGPLTRVVAQVVAIDDAWGAILFSILLVFAELLSGSGAHLFETIGYGLYEVLGAMILGVLLGLPMAWMTGRLKPGEPMLLESAGFVFLAAGIAGSLDVSYLLTCMTLGITVANRAYHHVRPFRSIEGIVEPFLATFFFLAGFGLDWKLLPTLGMLGAVYILARIAGRILGGYTGGVLAGSNHIVRWRNGACLLPQAGVAMGLALVATHRMPEIAFILPLIIGSTVLFELIGPPVTMYQLSRAGESGKGYEEEPDDD, encoded by the coding sequence ATGTCCCACGCGCTGGATCTGGTGCTAATTGGCGGCATCATGTTGTTGGCTCTCGGGGCCCACACACTGGGCCAACGGGTGCATGTACCCAGAGTGACCCTCTTGTTACTGGTGGGCGCACTGTCCGGCCCCGAGATTCTTGATCTGATTCCAGCCAGAGTCAGTGACAATTTTGGCCTGGTGACAGAGCTTACTCTGGCGATGGTAGGTTTTCTGCTTGGCGAACGCATGTCTATGCGCGATCTCAGACAGGGTCGGGAAGCCATTATCGTAAGCCTGGCAGTGACCCTGGTCACGGCCTTGCTGATATTCGCCGCAACCTGGGCAGTGACGCAAAATTTACCGGCCTCATTGGTGCTTGCTGCCATCGCAACGGCGACCGACCCGGCAGCCACGATCGATGTAATGAGAGAAACCGGGTCCCGAGGGCCGCTGACCCGGGTAGTGGCACAGGTTGTTGCCATCGACGATGCCTGGGGTGCCATTCTGTTCAGCATCCTGCTGGTATTTGCTGAACTGTTGTCGGGAAGCGGCGCGCACTTGTTCGAAACCATCGGGTATGGGCTCTATGAAGTTCTTGGAGCCATGATACTAGGAGTACTCTTGGGCCTGCCCATGGCCTGGATGACGGGTCGTCTGAAACCGGGCGAGCCGATGCTGCTGGAGTCCGCGGGGTTTGTTTTCCTGGCAGCCGGCATTGCCGGCTCACTGGACGTGTCCTACCTGCTTACCTGCATGACCCTTGGAATAACTGTGGCAAACAGGGCATACCATCATGTGCGGCCATTCCGCTCCATTGAGGGCATCGTTGAGCCCTTCCTGGCAACGTTTTTCTTCCTGGCGGGTTTCGGTCTGGACTGGAAATTGCTGCCGACGCTGGGGATGCTCGGCGCTGTCTATATCCTTGCCCGGATCGCCGGCAGGATTCTCGGCGGGTACACCGGCGGAGTTCTTGCCGGCTCCAACCATATCGTGCGCTGGCGTAACGGTGCCTGTCTGTTACCTCAGGCAGGGGTGGCCATGGGCCTGGCTCTGGTCGCAACTCACCGCATGCCGGAGATAGCCTTCATCCTGCCGCTGATTATCGGCTCCACCGTGTTATTCGAGCTGATCGGGCCGCCAGTCACAATGTATCAACTCAGCAGGGCCGGAGAGTCCGGCAAAGGCTACGAGGAAGAACCGGACGACGATTAA